TTCTATTCTTAGGATGCCAGCATATCGTAGAGCTGTATGAATGTATAGTGTAGTTTGTTGAGAGCACACCTGAATGGCTGGAGCTGACACGATGATGCAGAACGCACTTCTGGCAGGGCTTCTGTTGAGCCTTGTATCCGGGCTGATGAATGGAACCTTCACGCTACCTATGCGATTTCTCGGTAAATGGTCCTGGGAGAACGTCTGGTCGATATTTATTGTTGGCTCATGCCTCCTGCTGCCGGCAGCGGTCATCGCCGTCTCTGCGCCACATAGCTGGAATGTCATCGCCCATATTCCCGTCCGGCTTGAGCTCGTGGCTCTCGCAACAGGATTGGCGTGGGGCTTCGGGGCCATCATGTTCGGACAAGCAGTGAGTGCAATCGGAATCTCAATGGCGAACACCTTTGTTCTTGCTACCAGTTCCGCCCTTGGAGCTATGCTTCCGATGATCATTCTTCATCCAGAGAAACTGCGGGATCGCTCGGGAACCATTCTGCTCGCAGGCGTCGCGGTCGAAATCTTCGGTATCGTTTTGTGTGGCCGAGGAGGGTTTCTTCGCGAGAAGAGTGTCGTAGTCGTGCAGCGCGACTTCGTTGGCAAGACCCGACCACTTCATATCGGTTTCCTGTTGGCGCTGGGATCGGGGGTATTATCTGCGGTCTTTAACATCGGATTTGCCATGTCGCAGCCCATTAGTCAGTTGGGACAAGAGCATGGCTTGAGTCCGTTCGCCAGCACAAATCTAATCTGGTTCATCATGCTTGGTGGCGGCGCCGTTTCCAACTTGGGTTATTGCGTCTATCTGCTGCTCGTAAACAAAAGTGCCTCGAAGTTCGCGCAACCCGGAAGCCTGAAGCTCTACATCCTATCGCTGTGTATGGCGGTACTGTGGGGCGGTAGCATTTTCGTTTATGGGGCTGCCACCTTGCGGCTAGGTGTATTGGGAACATCGGTGGGTTGGCCGCTGAGCCTCGCAACGGGGTTACTGGTGGCAAATTTTGTCGGATTTGCAACGGGAGAATGGAAATGCGCACCGCGCCAGGCCCGAATCTGGATGGGAAGCGGTATTGTCGTGTTGATCTTTGCTATTGTTGTAATGAGCAGGGCAATCTGATCCTTTTAACAAACCTTGAACGTCGAGGCTGGAACCAGCTTTCGCCGCAAAGAAGGAATTGTCACACGAATGCGAAAGGGCAATAGGAGTTCGACGCGGTCTGGATTGTCAAATGTTCGACCGTTGGATAAGGAAAGCTTCGAACCCCTCTACTTTCAGATACAGCGCCAGCTTAGGGAACTGATAAAGCGTGGCGTGCTCGCGGAAGGCGATCCGCTTCCCGGCGAAGCCGAGATCTCACGACTCTTCGGCGTTAGCCGTATGACGTCAAGGCAGGCATTGCAGGGGCTTACTGCCGAGGGCTTAAGTTTTCGCGAGCGTGGGCGTGGCACGTTTGTGAGAACGCAAAAGGTTGAAAAAAAGATCGCCCACCTGATGGGGTTCAGCGCCGAAATGCGTGAACGTGGTTTGCAGTCAACGAATCGGGTGCTGGAGAAAAAAATCAGGGTGGCAGCACCGCAGGTCGCAGAGAGTCTGAAGATCGAAGTAGGGTCGAAAGTAATGATGCTCCGTCGCCTGAGAATTGTGAATGACGAGCCGATCGTGATCGAAGAAGTGCAGCTGCCCATGAGCCGCTTTGAGGGAATTGAGAAGATCAATTTCGAAGTGAATTCTCTTTATCAGGTGCTCAAAGAACGTTATGGAGTACGCCTTGCTTCAGCAGACGAAGTGATAGAAGCAAGAGCCGCGACGAAAGCGGAAGCGCAGTTGTTGCAGGTTGTGCCGCGTTTGAGCTTGCTTTGCATCTCCCGTACCTCGTTTGACGCACAGGGGAAACCAATTGAAACCGGGCAATCCTGCTATCGCAGCGACCGCTATCGCGCAGTGTTGCACCTTTCTGTAGGCAATAGCGCCCAAGCCTAGAGAATCCCTCAGTACAGCTAGAAAAGCTTGCGACGACAGCGTTGTCTGCCGCGATGTCCTTTGCATTCAGAGCGTTCCTTATACATCCCCCAATCAATTTCTCTCATCCGCAGGCAACGTGAACGCTTGGAGGCTGGCTGTAACGAAAGTTAAGCAAAATTTAACTTGCTGATTGAACGACTAGTTGTATAGGGTACTTGGCAGGTTGACATTCTGCCTTGGTGTCCGAACATGCAGTTGGCTATTGAGCATGTCTTCGCAACACGCAGATGCAGTGGAACAATAACTGGCTCCATGAAAGGTTCACTCATGATTCATACGCTTGCATCTTCTCTTCTCACCCAGGGGCCGATCGGACCTCAGTCAGCGTCGCGGAAGGCGCCGAGTGTGCGGCTCGGTCAATGGCTACTCGTGCTCGTACTGTCACTGTTCCTCGGTGCAATACCGTCTCTTGGACAAAGCAATGCGGTTGATGGCGCAATCGACGGGTATGTGACCGATAACACGGGAGGCACTATTCCCGGAGCACTGGTCACGATTCGGAACACTGACACGAACGTGTCCACAAAAACACAGTCCGGAAAAGATGGCTATTACCGGTTCCCGCTAGTAACACTTGGGCGGTATGAGATTACTGTTGTTGCCAATGGCTACGCCAAATATGTTGCATCCGGCGTTTCGGTAGCGGTTGGTGCGACGGTTACGGTCAGCCCCAAGCTGGCGGTATCGGGCGTACAGCAAGAGGTCGTTGTTACTGCGGATGCCTCGATTCTGACCGAAAGCAATACATCGGTGGGTGGAGTGATTGGTGAGCAGGAGATGCACGATCTTCCGCAGCCCTCGCGCAATGTGTACAACCTGTTTCTGTTTACGCCCGGTGCAAAGGGAGTTCCAAGCAGCACGTTCGGCACGCCCAGCTACTCGTTTGGCGGCCTGTTGCGTAGCACGTGGAACGTGGATGGTCTGGACGACACGGCACGTCGTAATACGTCTCCGATCCGTCTTGTGATCAATACGCCTGAGACGATCCGTGAAGTGCAGGTGATGGCGAATGGCTACCAGAGCGAGTATGGCTTTACCGTAGGTGGTCAGTCCAACCTGATTACCCGCTCAGGATCGAACGCTTTTCACGCTTCAGGCATGTATCTGAATCGCCCGAAGGAGCTGTCGGCAATTCCTGGTCTGGGTAAATCGAAGGACAATCTGAGCTGGTACATGTATGACTTCAATGCGTCAGGGCCGATTGTTCGCAACCGCGTTTTCTTCTTTGCGAACTTCGAACATAATCCTTACACATTACCGGTTCCTGTAACGATTACTGCAGCGAACGCCGCGGCGTTGAGCCTGCCTTCGGAAGCGCTGATTGCGCCTCCTGCGGGCGAGACCTACGATACGCCGAGCCTTCGTGTTGATTACACGATGAACAGCCGCAACTCTGGCTTTGTTCGCTATGCCAAATTCCATAACTGGCAGCCTTACTTCAACTCGGGTGGCCTCTACACGCCCAGTCGTTCCGTGAACTACACCGATGCGATGGACGGTGGAGAACTACAGTTGGCCACCACGTTTTCTTCCATGCTTCTGAACGAGCTGCGGTATGGAATCAACCGCCGTGAGCAGATGGGTGTACCTGCACAGACCACTACGAATGCTGACGCATATACAAACATTACCGGCGTTGCATATCTTGGCAATAATTCCACGGTCATTGACAACATAGAATCAAGTAATCAGATCGTTGATAACCTGTCATGGCAGCATGGCCGTCACTTCGTCAAAATGGGCGGAACATTTTCGTCCATCAACTACTTCAATCAGGCACAACTCTCGCGTTTATTTACGTTTGGAGGCTTGGCGAAATCCGGCACTTATCCGGCAGTATCGGCGCTGAATCAGTATCTGTATACTCAGCGGGGCCTGACGGATCCGGCGACTGGAAAGCCGTACACCTATACAACGCTGGCCGTGGATATTGGCAATCCGTCGATTAGTCGCAATGCAAAGATGACCTCTGCATTCCTTCAGGACGAATATCGCATAACGAACACGTTCACTTTGTATGCCGGTATTCGCTACGAAAAGATATTTCTTCCCAAGCTGGAAGAGACAGCAGCCTATGTGCCGGCGCGTAATGTTCGTAGCAGCAACCTCAACTTCGCTCCGCGGCTTGCATTTACGTGGCGTCCGACTGCTGATTCCAGGTCGATCGTTCGTGGTGCATTTGGCATGTTTTTCGATACGCCCAATATGACGTTCTTCACAAACGCGGCATCGCAGGACGGAACCCGTTTGCAGAGCTACACGATAGCGGGCACTGCTGCCACCGCACCTACCTATCCGAATCTGCCGACGTCCGTCAGCTCCACGTTTGGAGCAAAGCCGACTCTGCTGATCTTTGATCCGAATTTCCGCATCATGTATGCCGAGCACGCCAACCTGCAATTCGAGCACGCGTTGACAGCGAATATCACGGCACGAGTGCAGTACATGTTTGTTGCTTCGCACTTCGGAACGTATCTTCACGACACAAATCTTGGTGCTCCTGTGAGCTCTCTCGCAGATGGCCGTCCTGTCTACAACACGACAAACCGCCCTAACAGCTCCTACGGTGCAATCAATATGTACAGTTCGGGTTCTGACACGAACTACCATGGCCTCGATGCTGTAGTGAACGCCCGTATGAGCCATGGCCTGTTCTTCACTGCATATTATTCGTATTCGCATTCGTTAGGTTCTGCAGATCAGACGGGTGTTGCTGTTTCTGATCCATCTAACCTCTCAAAAGACTATGGGAACCTTTCCTCGGATCTGCGTCATTACTTTACGTTCCGTGGCACCTATAAGACACAGTTCAACGCAGGTGCTTTGAAGTGGGCAAGCGGCTTCACGACCTCGTTGATCACGATGCTGAACAGCGGATATCCATTGAACCCGCTTGCAGGGGCGGACCTGAATGGCGATCTGGTAACCAATGACAGGCCGTTGTTCATGCAGCGCAACAGCTTCCGCGGACCGAAGTTCCAGCAGATTGACGCCAGAGTGATGCGTACCTTTACCATCAAGGATCGCTACCATATTGAAGGCATGATTGAAGCGGAAAACCTGTTCAACCATCTGAATGCAAATTGCACAACAAGTGGTTGCAACAGTGCGGTCAATGGCACTTACACTAATGTCAATTTTGGCAATGTTGTTACGGCACGTGCTCCTCGGCGTCTGCAGATTGGTGGACGGTTCTACTTCTAACCATGCTTCAGAGAGAAGAAAAATACTCGATGCGTCAAATTTGTCTCGCAGTCCTGGGAATGCTGGCCTTTACGGCCAGCATTCCTATGCAGGGAGCAACGGCTCCTGTAAGGCAGCCATTGCAGTTTCATGATGCTCTTGTCGAGAAGAACTTTTATGTTCTGGCTAAGTTCAAGTCGGAGTCGGCGGTCTCTGCGGCGCTAGAGGCACAGCCGAGCTTGAAGGCGATTGCACTGGGACGGGAACGGTTTATCGAACGGTCTCTCAAGTCGTGCCGAAAGAATGTAACTTGCCTGGTCAACTCGGTTGGCTGGACGGATGAAGAGATTCATGATGTTTCGCGCGCTCTTCGCCAGGCGTATTCCACCAGCAGTGCGCTGCAGAAGCTGGCGAAAGAGGTAATTCCGGCGAGCGGTCTGCGCATACTGGACCAATCGCTTGCGCCGGAAGATCTGCTCGTCAATGCGTGGGAGGACTCTGCGCGTGGGCTCAATAATATTTTGAATGTCTACGGAGCAGGCACTGCGCCGCGCTTCCCGAAGATCGATAGCATCTCCATCGATCCGAATTCCGCAGAGATTAAGGACCGCATTCTGAATGTTGTGAAGCAGACGGCGAGTGATTCGAAGCTGTTCTTCGAGCCGACGCTGGATGTGGCTGTCGAGCTGCTGAAGATGAACCGTCGCGATGAGGCGGCACGATTTGAGCCTCTTCAGGAAGAGAACAGGGCTGCGCTGCGTCACATCCCAAGCATTGATTGGCGCAGCTACGAATACACCTCCATCCTCGTTCCCGGTTGGGGGCCTGAAGAGGCGGGTGTGCCACTGTCGCCTGAGGGACTAGCCGTTACCAAGATGGCTGCTGAGCGGTACCATGCGGGTAAGGCGCCTTTGATTATTGTTTCGGGAGGCTACGTGCACCCGTCACAGACGCCCTACTGCGAAGCGATTGAGATGAAGAAGGCTTTGATTGAGCAGTTTCATGTTCCGGCAGAGGCGATTCTGATTGAACCGCACGCTCGTCATACGACGACGAACCTGCGCAATGCCGCCCGGCTCATCTATCGTTACGGTATTCCGATGAGCCAAAAGGCGCTGGTGACTACTGGCAATTCACAGTTGGAGGTGATCGTCTCGCAAACGTTTGTGGAGCGATGCCAGCGTGAGCTTGGCTATGTTCCTTACACGGCGATGAAGAAGCTCTCGGACACGGATGCAGAATATCTCTACAGCATCGAGTCGCTGCATGCGGACGCAATCGATCCGCTTGATCCGTAGACCGCAATCTGCAACTCTATGGGTCTATTGCATGAATCACTTTATCGCTATTGAGATGATCGGAGAATAGTCATGTGCGCACTGAAATATCTTTCCAGGGGCAGCGTTATCGCTGCCTCTTTTTTAGCAACTGCTCTACCTGCACACGCTGAGGTTCAGCTTCCGCATGTGTTGTCTGACCATGCTGTATTGCAGCGCGGAGAGCCGATTCGCATCTGGGGATGGGCGGATAAAGAGGAGAAGGTCACGGTTAGTTTTCACGGCCAATCCATTCAGGCCCAGCCGGATCTTCGCGGAGTGTGGGTGGCATGGTTGCAGTCGGAACAGGCGGGAGGACCGTACACGCTAACCGTTACTGGCACGAAAACTGCGCAGCCGGTCGTGAGGACGGACATTCTGGTTGGCGATGTTTGGGTAGCTTCGGGGCAATCCAACATGGAAATGCCGCTCAAGGGCTTTGCGGCAGATATGCCGATCAAGGACAGCGAAAAAGAGATCGCTGCAGCGAATCAGCCACAGCTTCGTCTTTTGCGAGAAGACCAGCACGCCTCCTTTGTCGTTTCGGGCGACATTCCTGAGCAGTGGACCCTATGTACTCCGGATACCGCAGCCGAGTTCTCCGCTCTTGGATATTTCTTCGGGCGCGAGATCTCGAAAGCAGAGCATGTTCCGGTGGGTATCATCGAGGCCGCCGTGGGTGGAACAGCTGTGCAATCGTGGATCAGTCTAACTGGCAGCACCTATTCAAGCCTTCCGAATGTAATGTCGTATGCTGCCAAGGTCGCCGTGAGAAGCGGTCCCGTCGATATGGCACCAGAGCCTAACAGAAATCACGCGCTGCACGCGGACTTTACTCCGTCAACGCTTTATAACGGAATGATTGCTCCGCTCACGATGTACACCGTCAAAGGTGTTCTTTGGTATCAAGGTGAGGCGGATGCTGCTGACATGCTGGCCCCTACCTATCAGCAGCGACTGGAAGCGCTGATTCGTGACTGGCGGTCACAGTGGCAGCAACCCAATCTTCCATTTTTGTATGTCCAGCTCTCGAGCGTAGGAAACCGCAACTACTGGGGTGTTATTCGCAACGCGCAGAGAGAAGCACTTGAACTGAGAAATACTGCCATGGCGGTTTCTCTGGACATAGGCAGGATAGACGACAATGCGCATCCGGCGGACAAGCAGACGGTGGCGGCGCGCCTTAGTAAGGCCGCCTTAGGAATGGTTTACGGCGAGAAGGTGGAATATACATCGCCACTTTTCGAAACCACGACCACAGAAGGGGACAGCATTCGGGCTTGGTTTTCACACGCCGATCATCTTCACTCCACGGATGGATCCGTGAAGGGTTTTGAGATTGCGGGTGCAGACCATAAGTTTGTCGCTGCAACGACAACGATTGAGCAGGTTGGTCAACGAACAACCATTGTTGCGCGTGCACCTGGGGTAGCTTCTCCGAAATATATTCGGTATGGATGGAAATCCTATGTGGATTCGTATCTGTATAACTCCAGCTCGTTGCCGATGAGCACGTTTACTTCAGAGACTGAACCCTCGGTTACCTCGCGGTAAACAAACATGGAAATCATGTGAAGCCTCCCGCTCGGGAGGCTTTCGCATGAAAACTCTTAAGTTGTTTGATCAACGGAAAACCGCCCAGCCAGGAAGAGCTGACTAGACGGTCCGCCTTTGTGGGAAAGACTCTTCAGGTGCCTCCTGCTGTTAGCGATATAGAAGAGGCCGTCAAGGTGCTGAATGGGTTTTGAAACTCGCGCTGTTCCTGCTGGCTCAGAGGCAGAAATCATAATCTGAGAGCGAAGCCGCCATGACATTCCAAATGTTTTATCCGGCAAAAGAAAGGAAAGTGGAGGAGGGTACCCGATGCCTCCATTATGGAGGCTGGAAATAGAAAGCCTTGGGGCATGAGAGGATCACAAGGTGTTCGAAGAACATCCGCAAGCGGCGCCGGCAAAGATGGCTTCAGAAGGGTCACGGTCAGCGCGGCCTGTGGCGCTGACCTCTCTTGCCTTTGTCGTGTGTCTCCGCTGCCTTCGACGCTTTGCCTCTGGTGTCGTCAGTATGCGGAAGCGATCGACGTCTCGAAACGAATCGTGGAGTCACTGATGAATGGAACGGCTTTTCGGAAGGCTGGACTTCAATCGGCTTCAGTACCCGAATCCCAAGGGCGTGCTGGAAGCTGCTGAATCCTAATACCTGTGCAGGACTCGTACCAAGCAACGGACCTGATGTTTGGGTCTATCGTTGGCGTCAATCAGGAATACGCAAGAAGCGGATTCTTGGAACGGTCAAAGAACTGACAAAGACACAGGCACAAAAGAAGGCAGTGCCCTGCGTGGAAGTCTCGCAGGTCACCCCAGAACCAACCAAACTTACCATTTCCGAACTTGTGCAGCACTACAAGGAACGCGAACCTGGTGAGGGCTCTGGCAAAGCCGCAAAACCACGCAAAGGCTTATCTGTATATCTTCACCAACTACATTCTTCCCAACTGGGGCAGTCTCCTACTCGGCCAGGTGAAGGCAATCGCTGTGGAAGATTGGCTGAAGTCTCTCCCACTAGCCAACGGATCGAAAGCCAAAGTCAGAGAAGTGTTCAGTGCAGCATTCCGACACGGTATGCGTCATGAATGCACCCTACCAATCTCATTGCCAATGTACGGCAAGCAAGGAGACAGGCCGTAGAGCCTGAGATTCTTGAACCTTCTGAGATAGCTGCCATCCTCAACAGAACCCGGCCACTGGGTGTTCGCTTCCGAGTTTCACTTCGGTAAGCAACCACTATGGCCCGGTACCCTCTGGCGTCGTAACGTTGGTCCTGCCATCAAAGCGGCAGAGATCGATAAGCCAAAGCTAGGGTGGCACACGTTGCGAAGAAGTTACGCTTCCCTGCTTCTCTCAAGCGGAGCAAGTCTGAGAGTCAGCATGGAGTTGATGCGTCACTCCACACCGGATATGACGCTGGCAACATACGCACAAACAGTTGGAGATGAAAAGCGAGAGGCAGGAGAGAAGGTGGCCTCTCTCGTACTGAAAGAGGAGAATGCAGCGTAATGGACCCAGATTGGGCCCACGCTGTTTTTTTCCTTCTTATTGGACCCAAATTTTACTTTTATGTAGTTGATTTATTTGGTGGAGCTGATCAGGATCGAACTGACGACCTCCTCGTTGCGAAAATGCTTAGTCATGTATTTTCAATAACTTAAATAAGCACATGCGGGCACAAAATAGCGGAAAACAGCCCATGTAAATCCTTATCGTGTCCACGTTGTGCCCAGATTGATTGTGCCCACGTTTTGCTTTTTATCCACTTACTCCAACACGCTGAACCATGCCCATAACCCGGCGTGAACGGCATCGGCGTGTTGTTCGCCTTCTAGTCTCAGAGCTTCTCCGGCTTGCATCCTTCGCACGCTTCCTTCCATCCCATCGGCTGTCCATCCTCGTGCAGGAATTAGACTTCTGACATACCGGAAATTGTTTGAAACTGAGGCTATCGATGACGTTTGAGCTACCTGATTTCTTCACTCTCGTCAATGAGAGTGATGTCGAGCAAAAGCTGGTGTACCCATTATTGGTCGCCGATCCCCCCTTTGGGTTCGGCATTCCGGCGAATGAAATCCTTACGAAGCTGAACATCAAACGCTTGACGATAGGCAAGGGAAGCGACAAGAAATCGTACTTCCCGGATTACCTATTGCTCATTGGAGGCATTCCGCTAGCCGTCATTGAGGCTAAGGCCCCCGGCGAGGATGTCGATAACGCCTTCCGTGAGGCACGATTGTATGCGGCT
This region of Acidobacteriota bacterium genomic DNA includes:
- a CDS encoding tyrosine-type recombinase/integrase; protein product: MFASEFHFGKQPLWPGTLWRRNVGPAIKAAEIDKPKLGWHTLRRSYASLLLSSGASLRVSMELMRHSTPDMTLATYAQTVGDEKREAGEKVASLVLKEENAA
- a CDS encoding sialate O-acetylesterase, which gives rise to MCALKYLSRGSVIAASFLATALPAHAEVQLPHVLSDHAVLQRGEPIRIWGWADKEEKVTVSFHGQSIQAQPDLRGVWVAWLQSEQAGGPYTLTVTGTKTAQPVVRTDILVGDVWVASGQSNMEMPLKGFAADMPIKDSEKEIAAANQPQLRLLREDQHASFVVSGDIPEQWTLCTPDTAAEFSALGYFFGREISKAEHVPVGIIEAAVGGTAVQSWISLTGSTYSSLPNVMSYAAKVAVRSGPVDMAPEPNRNHALHADFTPSTLYNGMIAPLTMYTVKGVLWYQGEADAADMLAPTYQQRLEALIRDWRSQWQQPNLPFLYVQLSSVGNRNYWGVIRNAQREALELRNTAMAVSLDIGRIDDNAHPADKQTVAARLSKAALGMVYGEKVEYTSPLFETTTTEGDSIRAWFSHADHLHSTDGSVKGFEIAGADHKFVAATTTIEQVGQRTTIVARAPGVASPKYIRYGWKSYVDSYLYNSSSLPMSTFTSETEPSVTSR
- a CDS encoding TonB-dependent receptor, yielding MQLAIEHVFATRRCSGTITGSMKGSLMIHTLASSLLTQGPIGPQSASRKAPSVRLGQWLLVLVLSLFLGAIPSLGQSNAVDGAIDGYVTDNTGGTIPGALVTIRNTDTNVSTKTQSGKDGYYRFPLVTLGRYEITVVANGYAKYVASGVSVAVGATVTVSPKLAVSGVQQEVVVTADASILTESNTSVGGVIGEQEMHDLPQPSRNVYNLFLFTPGAKGVPSSTFGTPSYSFGGLLRSTWNVDGLDDTARRNTSPIRLVINTPETIREVQVMANGYQSEYGFTVGGQSNLITRSGSNAFHASGMYLNRPKELSAIPGLGKSKDNLSWYMYDFNASGPIVRNRVFFFANFEHNPYTLPVPVTITAANAAALSLPSEALIAPPAGETYDTPSLRVDYTMNSRNSGFVRYAKFHNWQPYFNSGGLYTPSRSVNYTDAMDGGELQLATTFSSMLLNELRYGINRREQMGVPAQTTTNADAYTNITGVAYLGNNSTVIDNIESSNQIVDNLSWQHGRHFVKMGGTFSSINYFNQAQLSRLFTFGGLAKSGTYPAVSALNQYLYTQRGLTDPATGKPYTYTTLAVDIGNPSISRNAKMTSAFLQDEYRITNTFTLYAGIRYEKIFLPKLEETAAYVPARNVRSSNLNFAPRLAFTWRPTADSRSIVRGAFGMFFDTPNMTFFTNAASQDGTRLQSYTIAGTAATAPTYPNLPTSVSSTFGAKPTLLIFDPNFRIMYAEHANLQFEHALTANITARVQYMFVASHFGTYLHDTNLGAPVSSLADGRPVYNTTNRPNSSYGAINMYSSGSDTNYHGLDAVVNARMSHGLFFTAYYSYSHSLGSADQTGVAVSDPSNLSKDYGNLSSDLRHYFTFRGTYKTQFNAGALKWASGFTTSLITMLNSGYPLNPLAGADLNGDLVTNDRPLFMQRNSFRGPKFQQIDARVMRTFTIKDRYHIEGMIEAENLFNHLNANCTTSGCNSAVNGTYTNVNFGNVVTARAPRRLQIGGRFYF
- a CDS encoding GntR family transcriptional regulator produces the protein MDKESFEPLYFQIQRQLRELIKRGVLAEGDPLPGEAEISRLFGVSRMTSRQALQGLTAEGLSFRERGRGTFVRTQKVEKKIAHLMGFSAEMRERGLQSTNRVLEKKIRVAAPQVAESLKIEVGSKVMMLRRLRIVNDEPIVIEEVQLPMSRFEGIEKINFEVNSLYQVLKERYGVRLASADEVIEARAATKAEAQLLQVVPRLSLLCISRTSFDAQGKPIETGQSCYRSDRYRAVLHLSVGNSAQA
- a CDS encoding YdcF family protein; protein product: MRQICLAVLGMLAFTASIPMQGATAPVRQPLQFHDALVEKNFYVLAKFKSESAVSAALEAQPSLKAIALGRERFIERSLKSCRKNVTCLVNSVGWTDEEIHDVSRALRQAYSTSSALQKLAKEVIPASGLRILDQSLAPEDLLVNAWEDSARGLNNILNVYGAGTAPRFPKIDSISIDPNSAEIKDRILNVVKQTASDSKLFFEPTLDVAVELLKMNRRDEAARFEPLQEENRAALRHIPSIDWRSYEYTSILVPGWGPEEAGVPLSPEGLAVTKMAAERYHAGKAPLIIVSGGYVHPSQTPYCEAIEMKKALIEQFHVPAEAILIEPHARHTTTNLRNAARLIYRYGIPMSQKALVTTGNSQLEVIVSQTFVERCQRELGYVPYTAMKKLSDTDAEYLYSIESLHADAIDPLDP